In the genome of Fusarium poae strain DAOMC 252244 chromosome 1, whole genome shotgun sequence, the window GCACAACAGTGAGAAGTTCGTCGTCTCCATACAATTCAAGGTTAGAAACGTAGGGAGAAGGGCCACGATCGATGACGAGCTCATTCAGAACCTCGAATTGCTCAGGCTCCTCGAGCTTGGGCGCGTCAAGAGCTCCAGCGCCGCGGTTATTGCGATGAACAGTACAGGTGAATCGCATACGAAGGTTGATCTTCATACCGTCATCACCCATGACTCTGTTGAGGTGCTCCTTGTACTTCTCGAATTCAAATGTCGTCATGAAGCCGAGGCTGCCGAGACTGAACGAGAGCACAGGAGGGACGATTCGCTGGAAGAGCCACGATGTGAAGAGAACAGTgccatcaccaccaagaGTCAAGACGAGATCAAACTTTTCAGGCTGGCTCCAGCACAGATCGGGAGTCCAGTACTTGAGCATGTGCTGGAAGCGAGGGTTCTCGGCCAGCAGACCAGATGCATCGAAGCGTCGCGAATTACGGAGTTTAGCATCAACGTATACGTTAACGCCGAGGTCGGAGCCATAGCGTGGGGTTCGCAGGAGCCAGCCAGCAAGCTCGCGGGTGAGGTAGACCAATTGATTGTCGCGTGCCTTTGTGACAATCATGATGTTGCGGACAGCGCGCTTGATGGGACGACGCTGAAGTTGTTTGGAGACTTCGCGAACACCAGTTGCAGTCGCAACGAGGCGCGAATGGGACATGGAAACATCGTTCTTAATCTCCTCCAGGACTTTGTTGATGTCGACAGCATCAGCGAAGCGCTGGTGGTAGAAGCATGGCGACTGAAGAGTTGAGGCAAGAATGGTAGCTGCTGCGTCAGAAGTAGTTGTGTCGTTGCTGGTGGCTGAGGTGTAAGTGCGAGCAGTAGTGGGTGTTAGGCCAGCGGTAGGCAAGCGAGACTTGGCAAGGTCATTAAGCGCATCAGTTAAACTCTGCGAGGGGGTAGCAGAGGTGGAATTATTGAGGACGCTGGAGAGACCGGGAACAGGAACAGCAGCAGAAGCTGGCTGTGAGTGTGACTGAGAGCCCGACTCTGAAGTTTCTGTGGAAATCatcttggaagaagaaggcgggAGTGCGAGAGATAGAGCGTCGGGTTTGTGGTGGCGGATGACCGAAGTCGAAACCCTTGGGCCAGAATTAGACCGGTGAGCTTGATACTGAGAAGAAGCCCACGAAGCAGTCTGATCTGAAGTTGAAGGAGGGAGGGATGAAGGGGAAGCGGCCAAAGAGGATGAACTCAACAAAGTCGTATCTTTTTGTTGGTCTTGAGCTTGGGCAGATGACAAAGTGGACGTGGAAGCAGAGGAAGAAGTGGAGTCTTCCAGGGAAGGATGAGGGTTTAAAGGGTCCGTTGCTTGAGAATGGTCAGAAAAAGTTAGAGGACAGGATAAAAAAAGAGTTGAGGACGAACCTTGTTGTTCAAAGTCTGAAGTCAAGTTCAAAGAATCGGCAAATGTGGTCTTCTtaagaggagaaggagaaggcaaaggcaaaggaatAGAAGCAGGAGACAGGGTCATGGTGCTGTAGCCGTCGTCGTCTCCAGCTCGGTCTCGGGGGCTGCCAAGAGCTGGGTGGAGAGCGGTAGGTGAAAGTAGGCCTGTCATATTTCCGATTGTAGTGGAGGGGGGGCGCTGTAACAGAAGATAGGGACCCCGAAAATGGTGGAATGCAGGGGGTTGAGGTTTGGAGCACGCACGCGATGGTGGATGTCTCTTGTTATCGGAGACACTTCTAACACACACCTTTTTGACTTTATCGGTGTTAACAAGACAGAATTCCACAGGAAATTCCGAACTCTAAAAAACAGAGCGTCGGGAGTGTCCGCGGAAGTGATGCGGAGAACAATGGAAGCCTCGGATTTTGAAGCGCAAATGCCGGTCTTGTATCCGTAAGAAATGGGGTACAAGATCTGAGTAACTCATGCAAAACCCTCCAGGGGCTGTGGATGACGTTCTGTCGAGAATCGAGAAAAAGTGACAAGGACTCGTCGAAACGTCGAATCGCTAGCTCGTTGCGGGGAATGAGACACTTTCAGGGATTGATTGTCGA includes:
- a CDS encoding hypothetical protein (BUSCO:13055at5125) produces the protein MTGLLSPTALHPALGSPRDRAGDDDGYSTMTLSPASIPLPLPSPSPLKKTTFADSLNLTSDFEQQATDPLNPHPSLEDSTSSSASTSTLSSAQAQDQQKDTTLLSSSSLAASPSSLPPSTSDQTASWASSQYQAHRSNSGPRVSTSVIRHHKPDALSLALPPSSSKMISTETSESGSQSHSQPASAAVPVPGLSSVLNNSTSATPSQSLTDALNDLAKSRLPTAGLTPTTARTYTSATSNDTTTSDAAATILASTLQSPCFYHQRFADAVDINKVLEEIKNDVSMSHSRLVATATGVREVSKQLQRRPIKRAVRNIMIVTKARDNQLVYLTRELAGWLLRTPRYGSDLGVNVYVDAKLRNSRRFDASGLLAENPRFQHMLKYWTPDLCWSQPEKFDLVLTLGGDGTVLFTSWLFQRIVPPVLSFSLGSLGFMTTFEFEKYKEHLNRVMGDDGMKINLRMRFTCTVHRNNRGAGALDAPKLEEPEQFEVLNELVIDRGPSPYVSNLELYGDDELLTVVQADGCIFSTPTGSTAYSLSAGGALVHPDIPAILLTPICPHTLSFRPMVLSDTMALRVVVPRNSRATAYCAFDGKGRLELRQGDCVTITASQYPFPTVTRTDTEWFDSVSRTLRWNVRASAQKPFDAEVAEDGKDDDEIGWDIDTDSACYASEDGSVSASPIRRQMSLLGL